TGGACTTCGTCATGAAACAGGCCCTCGGAGGTGAAGCCCGCACCAGAGGGTGGTCCCCACTCAAGAGGGAGGGGATCTCAGGGCTCCGGGGCCCTCTACCCCTTCCCAGGCCCCTGCTACCGGGCTGACCCTGCCCTCTCCGCTTCTACCTCACCTCTGTAGGGGCCACCAAAGACATGGGGAAAATGCTGGGAGGTGAGGAGGAGAAGGACCCGGATGCgcagaagaaagaagaggaacGGCAGGAGGCACTTCGACAGCAGGAGGAGGAGCGTAAGGCCAAGCATGCGCGCATGGAGGCAGAGCGTGAGAAGGTCCGGCAGCAGATCCGAGACAAGGTCAGCAAGGCCAGAGCGTCGGTGTGAGGGGTCAAATGCATACGGTCCCAAAACCCCAGCCCAGGCTCCTCTGAATCCCAGCTCTCACCTGAAATCTAGCTCCCTCTGAGGCTCACTCTTCCCATCAGAAAAGTGGGTATGACAGAACACCTCCCTCAgaggattgttgctgttgttagttgccgtccagtcatttcggactcatggcgaccacatgtgttacagagtagaagggcaccatagggttttcttggctgtaatcttaatggaaactgATCACAGGCCTTTTCTTTTGCGGTACCACTGGccgagttcgaaccaccagcctttaggttagcagtcaagcacaaaccaaaGGATCATTATAGAGATTAAACCAAGAGAAAACACTAGTAAATGCCCGATAATGTTTGCTGCCATGGGTCCACAGGCTCCTACCCGAAACCCTTGGGGCCCAGTAGGTTTGGAATTCAGAATATAGGAATTTCAGGCAAATACCAGAGTGCTCTGAACACCTGTTACTGTTATATATCACTCCCAGTAGGGCTGCACGCTATGGCCAAACAGTTCCATGTGTGTCTGGTCACATCGCAGCAGTAACATGATCTCCCACCAGTTCAGGGCAGGTTTCCCCACTACAATTTGCCTCCAAACATGTGAGAAAACTTTCAGTGTTCAGATCTTTGGGGATTTTAAAATAGCAGATAAGTTGTCATGGGCACAGTGTTTCACTTACTGAGCAGGAACGGAAGATGAGGCACAATTCCAAAAGGAAGGCATccttgtccccattttatagatgaggaaactgaggctcaggtttttttttttcaatgagttTGCATGGCCCTGTTCATACTGggcctctcccctctccctccccagtaTGGGCtgaagaaaaaggaggagaaagaggctgAGGAGAAGGCGGCCCTGGAGCAGCCATGCGAGGGGAGCCTGACCCGGCCCAAGAAAGCCATCCCAGCGGGCTGTGGAgacgaagaggaggaggaggaggagagcatCCTGGACACGGTGCTCAAATACCTGCCCGGACCACTGCAGGACATGTTCAAGAAGTAACCGGCCTCCtgtcccatccccaccccacttgttcctttttttgttgttctttcttttcttttttattcagttcAGTCTCAGTTCTGAAGGGGAAAACCTCAGTTGGCCTCTGCCCCCCTTCCCTGGCCAGGGGCTCCTCCCCCTCAGCACTTCCTCCAACTCTCTTCATCCTAGTATATCCGGCCTCATCCAACTCCCAAGTAGCTTGAGAAAGGGAAGACAGCTTTTTCCCCAGCAAGGGGTACTGAACCCAGGCCTGAAGACACTGGAGGCCCCTTCAGGAGGCCCAGGGTCTATCCTGGTGTGGTAACCCCTCCCCATAAATTCCTTCATGCTCCCCACTGCCAGGAGGACCATTGTCCCCAGCCAGCCAAAGTAATGACACATTCCAGCCCTGCCCAGCATGCTGACCTTTGGCCTCTGACCCCCAGGGGGCCTCGAGGTCAGGGCAGGGGTGCTGAGTGGCCTGGCCCTGAAGAAGGGAGTTGGGGTAAGCCTGCTCCATAAGGGCACAGCCTGGGAGGCCCCGCTGACTTCCGACCAGGCTGGGGTCTGGGCAGGAGGCTGggactctccttccctccccctggtGGCACCCAGCCTAGGAGCACCCTCCCAGGCTCTCCCAGAGAGCCATAGCCCTGGCCAAGCCAGTCCCTCCAATGGATCCTCTTTGGACTTTAGCTTATCTGTGGAGGGGGCCCCAGACTAGAGCATCCTCTTGTTCCCTCCAACCCCACGTAGGTCCTGGGACCCACTGCCAGTCTGGGCCCAGCTTGCCCAGCCAAGGGGCTGCCCAGGACCCCCAGAAAACACTTGGAGCCATCGGGCAGCAATGGCCTATGCCATGGGGACCCCCCATTGGTGCGGCCAGGCTGCCCCCATTCCtatccaccccctcccccaccctgtcCCATCCATGTGCTTTCAGGCCTATGGGCCCCCGGAGGACCTTCTCGGCCAAAGCCCCAAACCCTTGGGGAGAAGCCAGTTCCTACTGGCAGAAGGCATCtgtccatccatgtcattgccAAGAACAAACTCTCCTCTGGGATGTCTGGGATCTAGCTGACATTCCCCCACCCCAAAATTGTCAAGGCTCCTGCTCAGTCAGTTGTGTGAGAACTGGGGGGCATGGATCAAACGTGCCGGGAGAGTGTGTGCCCTTACTTGCCTGAGACTGCATCAGCGATTATGTGTAGCCAAAGAtcgtgtgtacgtgtgtatgttaGAGTGCGTGTGTATTAAGGTTGTGTGTGTCAGTGATCATATCCGTGTGTtggagattgtgtgtgtgtgcagcttGGAGGTGGTGTGCACATGAGTTGAAAGTGTGTTCTGTGTATATTAGccatctcatgtgtgtcagagattGCCTGTGTTagcttgtatatgtgtgtgtcaggagtaatgggtgtgtgtgttggagggAGTTGTCAGATGTGTTCAGGCTGTTGCATGCACGGGTGTGGGTCTGAAAAGGCAGCTGTGTGCAGGGACATGTGTTGGGGAGCAGGAACATGAGAGCCCTCTCCCAGCCCCAAGACCATCGCTCTCAGATGGCCATATCTAAGAGGAGACTTTGTCATTGGCCTAGAGTTGTCCCTCCCTTGGGGGTTCCTGCCTGAGGTCCTCAGAAGTCCACTGGGACGGGCCCAGGCAGTGCCCCAGGAAGCCATGCTGGGCCCCAACAGGGCCTATTCCAATAGCAGGGGCCAGGGAGGGGGTGACTTGCCTGCCCCCTGAGCCCCTGCCCTATTGGCCCCAGTTTGCATCCTGCAGGTTTTCCATTTTAGTGGATTTATGCTTTTATTTCAGAGAGACGTGTGTCTTCTCTGTCCGTTTCCAATAGTTAAAGCCATATCAGTTAGATTGCAATACTTTAAAGACGAGACAAAACAATCCATATGTTTAGGGAACCAGAAAAGTCCCCTGGTCCGTCCCTTCTCTGGGGAGCAGGGCCTTGGTGGCTCTGGCTCCCTGGACTTGCCCGcctcctctgccccctccccttGTGCCCTGTGTCTGGCCCCCTAAGGGGCCTGTGTCTGTGCCTGTGTCTGTGATGGGGGAGCCACCTCGACCCctcttgtttgcttgtctgtttgTGTCTGCTATCCTGGGCAGGATGGTCATTCTTGAAAGCCCTGGGGTCCCAGGGCAGAGACAGGCAGGGGCCAGTGCAGCAGGCCCCAGGCCTCCCCACACTCTGTGCATGAGCCCTGCCTGAAAACTGGAGAGGATCCCAAGTGTTCAGAGAGGCTTGCACACCTCTCAGGTGACTCCAGGGCACAGAGTGCAGATGGGCAGTGAAGATGGAGGACCTGGGAGTTCCACATCACAAGAAGCCTAGCCACGCAAGGTATCTGAAGTGGACCCGAGGCACCCCAGACCCTCAGAGGGCATCCCTGGTGGTCTCTACAGCCCCGCCAGCCCCGAGTGGGCTCAGAGCTTCTCaaaccccctccccctgccctgtGCCCTCCGGGCTGGCTGGCTTAGTCTAGGAGCACGTCCCGGACTCCTCCAGatacccaccatctgctcctgagCAGCAGGCCTTGAGGTCTTCCTTGAGAGGGGAGTGTCTGCTGGGGCATACCTGGCTCCAACCCCTGCTAGGTGATGACCCTCAAGTCTGGGGAGACAAGATGACTGTCATTCTGAACACAGGCCTGACTGTGGAGAGAAGCTGACTTGTGGCCCAGATAGGGGGATAGAAGGATCAATCCTTTGCACGTGGGTGGAAACAGAATGAGCTGCAAGGGAGGGAATGTGTCCCCTCCTTTAGTGTGCAGGTGTGGAGGTGGGGGGAAGAAGACCCCACCATGCTGTGTGTCTCAGAACTCACCCccagaaaggaggaaaagagcTGCAGAAATCCCTCTGGATCTGCCCGTGCTGGGTGCTGGCGATgggccagggtttccaagagtgggtGTCCCTCCTCCCCAGGTCCAGAAGCTCCTGGAAGGTGTCCTTAACTGCAAAACTGTTTGGGGTGCACCTCCAAAGGAAGCAGGGAATGAGACACTCTTCcagatgtgtgtgtgagagagtcaggtgaagggagagagagacagagaaagtgacagagatggagagacagagaACAGAAGTGTTTCTACCCAGGACTCTCCCAGGCAGGGCAGCTGATGGACAAAGCAGCTTCCCCCAAGGCTTGTggctagagtagggtgggttgGACTTCCCAGCCCCAAGAGTCCCGGCACCCACCTGTCAGGGTTGCCCACCTGGCAATCTTTCTAGGATCCCACAGGACCTGGCTGCACAGGGAGGCTGGGGACCACACTAGCTCAGAGAAGGGAACGTTTCCCAGGCCTGAGGACATGCTTCCCACCGAATGTCCCCACTTGGGAAGAGTCCACCCTCTTCCCTGGGGAGAGAATGGGAAATCTCGTGCTGGCCCTGGTGGGTGTACCAGTGAGATGCTGTGAGGACGATCATCCTACTCTCAGGGGACTCCCTTCCCCACATTTGCTGTGTACTTGTTGCTCTGCTTCCTTTAAATGTGTCAGtgcctggggggaggggaggggcaccCTTCATGCCCCCCTGAACCTGACCAAAAGCCATGGCTGTTGCTCCCCCCTTTGTATGACGCAAATGCTAAGTACAGGTGTACAAAACCAACCATGACAAAGAAAAAACCTTGTACAGCAGCTCTTCGGTCTGTCTGTCCTCTTCTGTCCTTCTACACAACAAGAGCTAGATGGGAGGCACCCACTCACCAGTGGGGGTGGGAGACACCCACTCACCAAGGGAGGGGCAGCACACAGAGCTCAAGAGGCCCCAGAAAATCTTCAGTTTTACCCTCTTTTCTGGCCCCAACACTGTGGAAACTACCCCAGAGATCAACCAAGGCCAGAGTCCAGGGTACTCCATCCTCCTGCCCTCCAGACCACATCTCTGACTACCCACCCCAGCTCCTTGGGGTATGGCACTCTGAGATAAGGCCGAGTCACATGGGGGGCAGAGGTATGTCAGGCGTTCATTCCACAGACATTGGTGGGGCACCAACTCTGGGCCAGGCTGGTGCAGGGCCTAGGAACCCAGACACTTCCCTGGCTCTGATGATGAGTCAGGGCCAGGCCAGAACCCTCCTCCAGCCCGCTTCCCCcattgcctttccttgccttaagTTAGGCctccccttctctcctccccttcttTTTGCTTGGCTGGGCACCCCACACACTGTCTCCCAGCCTCTATGTCTTCCcttcccccatcctctccccaacacccctaCCCTCACCCAGAAGACTTATCTAAAACGCAAACAGAACCAAGCCACTCCCCCACCCAACACTGTTCAATGGCTTCCCATAGGATAACGTCAAAATGGTCAGAAAAGTCCTGCGTGATATGACCCCAACCTGCTAGCTAGGTCAGATCCTCACCCAGTTCTGTGCTGCCAGCACACCAAGCAacaccccctgccccccccccattGCCCAAACATGCTGATTCGTGTTTGCATACTCagtcccctctgcctggaatgcacggtacccttcccctccctggtGCACTCTGACACCTCTAACATCTCAAGACCCAGCTCCagtgtcacctcctctgagaCAACCACCCTGATACATGATGCCCATGTCTGAGTGCTCAGATAGGCTCTGCTGCCCAGCAGAGTAACCCTGAGCAAGCTACTTAGCCCCTCGGAGCATTCCCCTAGCAAGCAGAATGGGATCATAATCATTGCTCTGACCTCCGCAGATGCGGGAGGGCTAAATGGGCTCCTGCGCACACACTGTTAGCACTGCGTGCTGAGCAGTCAGTGGATGGCACTTTGCAAATTCTATTGTAATTTATGCCATACTGCCTGTCTCCCTCTTGAGCCTGGGAACTGTAAGGATAGGGCTGGCTGTGCCCTGTGGCCTCCCTGAAACTCAGCCCACCGCCAGGTCCACTGTGGATGCTCAGGAACCCCAGTACTGACTCAGGGCCCAGGCAATCAATCTCTGTCCCATCTATGTGGTGATTACAGTCATTTTCCCTTTAGCTCCCTGCACTTACTGGATAACAGGCAAAGGGTGCAGAATCTGATCTCtcccttttctatgccctgacaCCCCTCGTGCCTGTTCTCCCAGATCTGCCTATGATCCTGGGCTTGGGCACTGTGAGTAGCagagcccctggactctctgatCAGAGGAAGTTTGCATGCAGCAGGAGACtaatcagttatctattgctacataacaaattgccacaaacttagcTGCTTAAAATAatgcacatttattatctcatagtttctgtgggCCAGGAGCCCACCCATGGTTTTGCTGGGTCCTCTGCTACAGGGCCTCTCACGAGGCTGCAATTAAGGTTCAGGCCAGGACTGGggtctcatctgaaggctcaactgaggaagatctgcttccaagctctgTGGTAGTTGGCCAGATTCGGCTCCTGTTGGACTAAGAGCCTCAGTTATTTGCTAGCTGTTGACTGGAGGctgccctcagttccttgccacatgggcctctccaaAGGGCAGCTCACAACATGCCAGCTGGCTTCAGAGTGAGCAAGCCAAGAAGGCAACAAAGAGAGTCAATAAAGGAAAAAGCAAGATGGAAGCCACAATCTTATGTTGCCTAATCATGAAAGTGACATCACATCACCTTTGCCATCTTCTATTGGTTAGAAGAAGTCACAGGTCCTGCCCACACTTACAGGAAGAGGATTACAGAAAGGTGTGAATTCTGGGATGGGGGGGGCGGGTCATCAGGATCATCTTAAAGCCTGCCCACCACAAAGGCTGAAAGGCAAAACTCCCCCATCCCTACATAGCAACTGGGATTGAGCAGAGCCTCAGAGGAGCCAGAGCCCCAAACCTCTTCAGCCACAGGGTCCCAGGTGGTGGGAGAAGGGTCCCAGAGCTGGGCCAGTGGCCAGTGGCAGACTTCCCAGGGATTCTGCAAATCTAAGGTCATTCTTTTCCAAGGGCGGAGATTGGAGACAGAACACGAGGACTTCAGTTCTCCTTCCAGCACCCAGGCACTGTCCTCCCAAGACCCAAGTCCCTCCTCAGTAATCAACCCAACCCAGACACTCAGATGCTTCTCCTCTGCTCTCCTTTCCACTCAGCGGCATCCACAAATATCAGCCTATT
The window above is part of the Elephas maximus indicus isolate mEleMax1 chromosome 2, mEleMax1 primary haplotype, whole genome shotgun sequence genome. Proteins encoded here:
- the CPLX2 gene encoding complexin-2, producing MDFVMKQALGGATKDMGKMLGGEEEKDPDAQKKEEERQEALRQQEEERKAKHARMEAEREKVRQQIRDKYGLKKKEEKEAEEKAALEQPCEGSLTRPKKAIPAGCGDEEEEEEESILDTVLKYLPGPLQDMFKK